In one Antennarius striatus isolate MH-2024 chromosome 1, ASM4005453v1, whole genome shotgun sequence genomic region, the following are encoded:
- the cenpn gene encoding centromere protein N yields MDESMKRLLQRLVRRIPAQMLKTTLEKCVRLTASQQRSVEVLQPKWAFTETLLDICEENGWTVKHVTKLEMTCFMDNPNQGMWYAFQLVDPEDDAHAVELMQFKEKFKYHLKDLVRPVSIKIKKHTDEAVWIRIAWGDGFSPPNHLKPTYVVHYLQTPYVFVTNLTSKRKPLLCQALVLSTRHQIIKDANLSGRKLTAVRDLLMKQYQQAFPIKYPSPLAERHETVSNPHIEKEQAESASKRFQMACEAFGDGMLPQLQTSIYKLETKFRDHTNKTMTDREKPFRCVVKFESTNLLESLRSCASSGIASTPVTPLLSSIPLKGRNYFVVTDNTPGPASQTRQPLD; encoded by the exons atggatgagTCCATGAAACGGTTGTTGCAGCGACTGGTGAGGCGGATACCGGCTCAGATGCTAAAAACAACGCTGGAAAAGTGTGTCCGTCTGACGGCGTCGCAGCAGAGATCCGTGGAGGTTCTTCAGCCGAAATGGGCGTTCACTGAAACGTTGCTGGACATCTGCGAG gaAAATGGGTGGACAGTCAAACATGTCACAAAACTGGAGATGACCT GTTTTATGGACAATCCAAACCAGGGGATGTGGTATGCCTTCCAGCTTGTGGACCCTGAAG acGATGCTCATGCCGTAGAATTGATGCAATTTAAGGAAAAATTTAAGTACCATCTTAAGGACCTTGTAAGACCA GTGTCTATTAAAATAAAGAAGCACACGGATGAAGCGGTATGGATTCGGATCGCATGGGGAGACGGATTCTCTCCACCCAACCACCTGAAACCAACATACGTTGTTCACTATCTTCAGACTCCTTATGTCTTTGTTACGAACTTGACCTCAAAGCGAAAGCCCCTATTATGTCAG gctttGGTTCTGTCCACCAGACATCAAATTATCAAGGATGCTAACCTCAGTGGACGGAAATTGACTGCAGTTAGGGACCTGCTGATGAAGCAGTATCAACAG gcGTTTCCTATTAAGTACCCCAGCCCTCTTGCAGAAAGGCATGAAACTGTCTCAA ACCCACATATAGAAAAAGAACAAGCCGAGTCAGCATCAAAGAGATTTCAGATGGCTTGTGAGGCTTTTGGTGATGGGATGTTACCTCAGCTACAGACATCCATTTACAAG CTGGAGACAAAATTCAGAGATCACACCAACAAGACCATGACGGACCGGGAGAAGCCTTTCAGATGTGTGGTCAAATTTGAAAGCACAAACCTGCTGGAATCACTCAGATCCTGTGCATCGTCAG GAATTGCCTCCACCCCTGTCACGCCTCTGCTGTCATCTATTCCTTTGAAAGGAAGGAATTATTTTGTCGTCACTGACAACACACCTGGTCCCGCTTCACAAACAAGACAACCACTAGACTGA